The sequence below is a genomic window from Opitutia bacterium.
CGACCGTCCGGCACGAGTTCGCTGCCCCAGGTGAAACGCTCCCCTGGCCGTCCACCACGCGCAGCGAATTCCCATTCCGCTTCCGTCGGCAGGCGTTTGCCCGCCCACCGCGCGTAAACCTCGGCGTCTTCGTAGCACACGTGCACCACCGGAAATTTCTCCCGACCATCGAGCGAGCTGCCCGGGCCCTGCGGATGACGCCAATCCGCGCCCGGCACGTAACGCCACCACACGAGCGCATTGGTCAGCGGCACCGGCCGCGCCGGCGGCAGGAACACCACCGAACCGGGCACGAGCAACTCCGCGGGCGCGCCGGGATAATCCTCCGCGCGCGGCTTTCGCTCGGCGACGGTCACGTAACCCGTCGCGGCGACGAAGCGGGCGAACTCCGCGTTCGTCACCTCCGTCGCATCCATCCAGAATCCGTTTACGGCCACGCGATGAATCGGCTGCGCGTCGGAACCCGTCGTGCCGCCCGGCCCGCAGAGTTCGGGTCCGACTTCCGCGAGGCCCATCGAGAATTCGCCACCCGGAATCCACACCATCCCCGACGGCGGCTCGGCCGCCGGCACGAACGTGTTGGCCACCGTCGGCTGAAATGACGCTGCCGCGGCACGCAACGCGAGCGGCAGGACGATTGACATGCACGCGACGGCGCGGAATACGACTCGGAACATGCGCACGACGAAACGCCCTCCGCGCCCCGCCGCAAGCCAGCGCGCGGCGACGGCGGGAAGTTTCTGACGAGGCGAAGCGGGCGCACCCACGGTGGTTTGCAGGGCGGAGCGCTCAGTTTGGCTCGAGGAACACGAGGTAGTTCACCGCCGCCAGCGTGTTGCCGCCGTTCTTGAGGCCGCCGAGCGTCACGGTGCCGCTAGTCACTGTCGCTTTCCAGACATCGAGCGTCGTCGCCGTCGTCGAGCCGCGTTCGGTGATCGAGATCGTTGTCGTCTGCTTCGAGAAACCCTGCGCCGAGAGCCAGCCCGGCGTGGCGCCGGTCGGCACGGCCACGTAGACTTGGCAGCTCACTGCGGGTTGGAGCTTGAGGAGCGAAGAACTCGTGTCGGAACGGTCATCCATCGAGGTCGTGCACAGCCAGACCGCGCCGGCGCTCGGCAACGCGTCGAGCTGATAGGCGGCGTCGATGTAGGCCTGCGTGCCGACGCGCGCGAGCGTCGGGATGTGGCGCCAGTCGTTCACCCAAGTGCCGCCCGACTTCCGTTTGAACGCCACGTCCAGCGGCATCTTGTAGCGGACGCCGAAGCCCTCCGTGCGCATGCCGACGTAGTGGCGCTTGACGCCGTCGACGGTCGCGGTCCGCACGAACTCCGTCGATGCGTTCGGGATGCCGTCGTTGAACCAGGCCCAGCTCGTGCCGGCATTCGTGGTGCGCAAGACGCCATAGGAGCTGGCGACGACCACCTCGTCGCCCGTTCCGGTCTCGATGTGCGAGAACGTCAGGTCGGCCGGCAGTCCGTCGGGAAACAGCGTGGTGTTCATGGCGGGATTCAGCTGCTGCGTCCACGTGCTGCCGCCGTCGGTGCTCTTCCACAGGCCCGCGCTGGTGCCGCCGTTCACCCCGGCGTAGAGGTGCGTGACGCCACTGCGACTCACGGCCGCGATCGCCCCGATCTTCGCGAACGAGATCGCGCCGGTCGGGAACAGTTTCGTCCACGCCGCAGAGCCGACCTTGCGGTAGAGGCCGCCGTTGGTGCGCTCGTCGCTGCAGTAGAGAGTCGTGGCCGTGTTCGGATCGACCCGGACGTGCGAGAGATGCGAACCGCCGGGCAGGCCGTTCGACAGGTCGCTCCACGTCGCGCCGCCGTCGATGCTCCGATAGATTCCGCGATGCACGTAGCGATTTTCGACACTGGCAATCTTCGGCAGCGAACCCGAGCCGTTGGCGGCCTTCAGGCCGTCGTTCACGAAGACGAGCGAAGCCGCCTTGTTGGTGCCGCCACCGTAGATCACCGCGCGCTTCGTCGTCGTGCTGTCGTCGAGGATCACGTCGAACCGCACCAGCACCATGTCGCCTGAGAGCGCACTGCCCAGCGTCACGCCGGCGGTGACACTCTGCGCGGAGGTCGCGGTCGCCATTTCCAGGACCTTCGGGCTCGTGTGCGGGATCTCGGCGACCACCGCGCTGCCAGCGCCGCTGATCGCCCAACCCGCGGGCGCGCCGCCGGTCGTGTCGCTTTCGAAGGTGCTGAGGCTCGCGGGCGCGGTCTGGTCGTAATACGAGGCGTAGAGGCCGACGTTGTCGGCGAAGAACTTCGTCGCCGCCGTGCCGCTGGGAATCTGGAACTCCAGCTTCGAGATCGCGCCGGCGGCGCTGTTTTCGAAGGCGAACGGGGTCGAAGTGAGGAGCTTGCCGTCGACGTAGACGTCGTAGGTCTTGGCTGTGGTGTTCAGCACCGCCTCGACGCGATACTGCGCCTTGCTGCCGGCGGAGAGGTAGATGATGCGCTGGCCGTCGACGGAGCCGGACGCGAGCACGGTGGGATCGAGCGCGATGTCCCAAATGTTGTTTTCGGTCACGCCGTTCAACACTCCGGGCGCCGTGTTCGAGAACGTCGCGCCGCCGTCGGTGCTCTTGAAAAAGTGGGGCACGTCGCGCGGGGGCACGCCGAAGTCGATCGTGCGATAGGCCGAGGCCGCGTAGACGATGCTGGCGTTGTCCGGATCGGGCAGGATGAAGCGGCCCTTGCCTTGCGTGGCGTTGTCGGGATTGAAGCGCAGCGTCCAGCTCGTGCCGCCGTTGGCGCTGGTCCAGAAACCGCGGTCGGTGTCGGCGCAGAACATTTTCGTCGGATCGCCCGCTGCGAGGCTGAGGTATTTGCCGCGCCCGCCTTCGAGGCCCCAACCGCGGTAGGCGCCTCCGCTCACGCTGGAGGTGAACGACCGGAACGAGACCGCCGAATCCGCGCTCTTGTAGTTGCTCGCCACGTCGCCGGTGACGAACACGTGGTCGTTGCTCGACGACTCGGCCCACACGCCCAGGATCGCCGGACGGAACACGCCCTGATAGTCGAGCGTGACGTTCGGGTCGGACTCGCTGACGAGCGTCCACGACGTGCCCGAATTCGTGCTGCGCAAGACGCCGCGCGCCGCCGCGGTTTTCGCGGCGTAGGTTGCATACACCCGCGTCGACGAACCTGCGCTCACCTGCACGTTGTAGAAGAAGCCGGTGTCGGAGAAACTCCCCGCTGGCGGCGTGAAGCCGACGCTCAGCTGTGACCACGTGGCGCCGCCGTCGGTCGACTTGTAGATGCCGCCGCGATTGCCGGTCTCGCCCGGCGGAATCGCATCGGTCAGCAGGAACGTCTCCATGTCATCGTAGGGCATCATCGTGACGTAGATGATCTGCCCGGTCGTCGAGGCGGGATCGAAGCACACGCCAAAGACCGCGCGATGCGGCAGCTGGTTGGTGCCCGGCGCGCCGAGCCGCGTCCAAGACCCGGCGGCGAACTTGTAGAGTCCCTGGTCGGTCGCGGCGAGGACGATGGACGAGTCCGTCGGATGCACGGCGATGTTGCAGACGGTGCCATAAACGCCGCTCGGGATCGGGAGTGCCGCCATCTCCGTCCACGACTGGCCGGCGTCCGTGCTTTTCCACATCGCGGGCAGCGACTCGGAGATGCCGATCTTGCCCTTGTAGTAGACCCGGCGGTTGCCGCCGCCGGCATACATCACCTGCGCGTCGGACGGTGCCGTTTGAAAAACACTGATCGCCTGGGAAAAACCGCCGCTCGGCGGCGTGACGGGCGCGAGCAGAAGCTCACCGGTGGTCGGGGAGACATAGGAGCGGAACACCTCCTTGCTGTCGGTGCCGACCAGCACCGTGCGACCGGTCGGGTCGGCCGCGACAAACTTCACGACGTTGCCGTTCGCTTTGCCTTCACCCGCCGTGCCGGCGAAGGTCGGGCCGCCCAGCGGCACGAAGCTCTGCGCCTCGTCGAAGCTCACCCACACGCCGCCGGAATCCACGCCGGTCGCGACGAAATAGCGCCCGCGCGTGCCGCCCGGCGCGGTCAGGACGTCGAGATCGTCGATGTAGCCGTTGCCACCCATGCCGATCGGCACCCACGGCGCCTGATCGGACGAGGAAAACGCGAGGACGGATACGAGGCCGGTCCAGCCGGCGAGCGCGACGGCACCGAGGCCGCGCGCGAAACGAGACATGAAGGAGACAGATTGCATGGGGAGACTTTCCGGCGCGCCCAACACGGGCACGCGCTGCGAGGGGTGACCCGCACGCTAACACGACCGAGCGACACGCTCACTGGGAACGCGCCGCTCCCTTCTGAGAATTCGCTGCGCGGCTCCGCGGTCCGGCGCGGCGCGAGCGCGCACCGGCACGCTCGCCTCAGGGATTCAGCCGCGCGGGACCGGAGCGAAGCCGGGCCTCGAGTTGCGCGCGCACTGCTGCGTGCGCAGGGTCGTCCGCGAGATTCCGGGTCTCGAGCGGATCGGCGGCGTAGTCGTAGAGTTCCACCGCGACCCGCTCCCCGGCGAGGCTCCAGCCCCGCCGCCATTCGATGAGCCGGTAGTCCGCCGTGCGCACGGCATGGCCGATCACGAGTTCCTTGCGCGACTCGTCCTCGAACGTCCATTTGCGATCGAAGACATGGAAAACGGCGTCCTTCCACGCCCGACCGGGCTCGCGCAGCACCGGAGCGAAGCTCGTGCCGTCGGTCACGGGGAGTCGCGTGATGCCGCACAGTTCCACGAGCGTCGGCAACACATCGACCGTCTCGACTAGCGCGGCGGAACGGGTGCCCGCTGTCGTGAGACCGGGAGCGCGCACGATGAGCGGCGAATGCGCCGCCTCCTCGAAATTCGTCTGCTTTCCCCAGAGGTTCAGATCGCCCAAGTGAAAACCATGGTCGCCCCACAGCACCACGATGGTGTTCTCCGCGAGGCCTTCGCGTTCGAGCGCGTCGAGCACGCGGCCGATCTGCGCGTCGACGAAGCTCACGCACGCGAAATAGCCGTGGCGGATCCAACGCGCCGTCGCTTCCGGCATCTGCTGCGCCTCCCAGCCGCCCTTCGGCAGCGGCGTGTGTCCGTCGTAGTCGTAATTGTGGAAATTGGGATTGTTGCTCCAGGCGATCGCCGGCACATCGCGCGGCGCGCGGGGATTCGCAGCGAGCGGCAGCTTTTCGGGGTCGTAGAGATCCCAGTAGCGCTTCGGCGCGACGAAGGGGATGTGCGGCTTGTGGAAACCCACCGCGAGCATGAACGGCCGGCCGTCGGACTTGAGACACGCGAGTTGCGCGATGGCGTCGTCGGCCAGTGCGCCGTCCATATAGGCGCTGTCCGGCTGGTCGACGCCCTCCGCGATCGGGGCGCCGCCGGGCAGGTCGTTGTCGTCGCCGCGATTGCCACCGCGGGCGCGCTTCGCTTCCTGCCAGGCTTTCAACTTCGCGTCGTTCGCCGGATCGCCGTAGCCGCGGCCTCGATCAGTTTTCTGCAGGACGTCGAACGTGTCGCTGAGCACGCCGCCTTCGACGTGCCAGATTTTTCCGAGCGACACGGTGGCATAGCCCGCGGCTTGGAAGGTGCGCCCCCACGGCTGCGCGCCCGGCACCTTTTCCCACACCGGCGGGCCGTAGGTTTGGTGCGTGCGCTCCGGACTCAGGCCGGTGAGCAGGGCGACGCGGGACGGGATGCAGACCGCGAACTGCGTGTAGTGCCGCTCGAAGACCTCGGCCGTGCGCGCGAAACGGTCGATGTTCGGCGTCTTGATGAACGCGCTGCCGTAGCAGCCGAGCTCGGGCCGCAGGTCGTCGACGGCGATGAAGAGCACGTTGGGCCGGGTCGGCGTAGCGGCTCCGGCGATGCCCCACGCCCCGGCCAACAGCGCGGTCGCCCAAGCCCGTCGTGAATTGGAACGAGCGCGCATCGTCGGCTCAGTCGGGTTCGTTTTCTGAATCGCGCAGCTTGGGGCTGGGCGGCGCCGGCGGATTGTTCGAGCGGTTGGTGATCCCGGCCGGCAGAGCGGCCTTCCAGCCCGCGTGCAACTGCCGCGCCAGCTCGGCGAGCAGGACGGAGCGCCCCGGCTGATCGGCGAGATTGATGGTTTCGTTCGCGTCGTCCTGACGGTCGTAGAGTTCGCAGGCGGTGACGGCGCCGCTCTTCTTGTCGCGCCATTCGACGTAGCGATAGCGGTCCGTGCGGATGGCGTAGCCCTCGACCGTGTTGCGGCGGGGAAATTGGCTGAAGGCGGCCGTCTTCCACGGCGTGTCCGGCTTCGCGAGCAGCGGCTTGAAGCTCGTGCCCTCGAGGTAGTCCGGCACCGCGAGGCCGCAGAGGTCGAGCAGCGAGGGGTAGATATCGACGTATTCCACCAGCGCGTTCGAGCGCTGCGCGGCGGCGAATCCCGGCGCGCGCACGATGAGCGGCGACCAGGTCGAGCGTTCGTAGTTGGTCGTCTTGCCCCACATGCCGTGATCCTGGAGATGCCAGCCGTGATCGCCGATGAAGACGACGATGGTGTTGGCCGCCGCGCCGGATTTTTCCAGCGCCTCGAGCACCCGCCCGACCTGCGCGTCGACGAAGCTCACGCAGGCGAAGTAGTCGCGCCGCAACTCGCGTTGCTGCGCCTCCGTGACCTCATCGCTCGGATAACCCGCGAACTTCGTGATGGCGTGGTGCGAGGTCGCGTATTCCGGCACGCCGGCGTTCGCCTGCGGGTTGGGTGAGATCGGCACGGTGTCGCGGTCGTAGAGATCGGCGTATTTTTTCGGCGCGACCCACGGCAGGTGTGGTTTCTGAAAACCCACGGCGAGGAAGAACGGCTCGTCGAGCTTCGCCACGCGGCCGATGGTCTCGACCGCGGCGTCGGCGATCTGACCGTCCTGATAGGCGTCGTCGGGCAGGTCGCCGAATTCGGACACCGGCGACTGTCCCTTCGCGGCGTCGCCTTTCTTTCCACCGGTGCGAGCGATCGTCTCCGGCAGCACGTAGTAACCGGCCTTCGGTTTGAAATGCGGCTCGGAGAGCGGCTCGATGAGCCCGTGATGCACTTTGCCGAAGGTGCGCACGTGGTAGCCCTGCTCCATGAAGTGCCGCATGAGCGAGGGCTTCTCCTTCAGGAAGGTATCGACGAAATATTTCGTGTAGGGGTAGTCGACGCCCGTGGTGTCCGGGCGGCAGCCGGTGAGAAAGCTGGCGCGCGTCGCCGCGCAGACGGCCTGCTGCACGTAGGGACGCTCGAACAGCGTGCCGGTCTTCGCGAGGCGGTCGATGTTCGGCGTGTGCATGTAGTCGGCGCCGTAGCAGCCGAGTTCGGGCCGCAGGTCGTCGGAGACGATGAACAGCACGTTCGGGCGCTTCGGCCCGGCGGCGAGCGCCGCCGTCGCGGTCAGAAGCGCGAGGGCCGGGGCAAGGATGCGAGGTGACTTTTTCATGAAAGCAAGAGTCCTCCCAGCGACGCGGGGCGCGCCGGGAGGGTTACGTCAGAACGAGAGCGTGTTCGTCCACTGCACACTGCGCGGCTCGGTGTAGCGCACGGAGCCGCCGTTCGTGTAGCGGTCCTGCACATCGAGCACGTTGCCGATGCTCAGCTGCGAGCGCCAGGTCACACGCTTGCCGACTTTGACGCGGTAACCGACGAACACGTCCGCGACCGTGCTCTCGTCGAGGTAGACATTGACGCCGTTGACGTTCGCGAAGAACGGCTGGCTGCGATACTTCAGCGCACCGCCGACGTTGAATCCCTTGAGCGGGCCGTCCGCGAAGGCGTAGCGCGTGAGCAGGTTGAACGCGTATTTTTTCCCGCCCTGGAAGCGCCGGCCGACGCTCGACGGATCGGTGGCCGAGGCGGTGATCTTTGCGTCGGTGTAGGCGAAGCCGCCCGATACCGTCCACTGCGGCGTCGGGTCGACGTCGACTTGCGCCTCGTAGCCCTTCGAGCGGCCGGTTTGTCCGGGCACGCTGACGACGCGCGAGACCGGCAGGCCGGTGACGGGATCGTTCGTGGTGATCGTCTTGTTCTCCGCGATGTTGGTCTTCTCGATGTCGAAGGCGGACAGCTGGGCGTTCACCCGCGCGTCCCACAGATCGAGCTTCACGCCGCCCTCGGTGCCCTTGCCCGTCTGTGGCGGCAGCACCTGGTTGTTCTCGTCGAAGCGGAAGCCGTTCGTGTTCTTGAGCGACTCGGAATATGTCGTGAAGAGCGAGAAGTGCTTCGTGACGTGCGCGAGCGCGCCGAGCGTCGGACTCACGCGGCTGTCGCTGGTAGTGCGCGCGGAGCCGAAGGTGCGCGTGTTGCCGGCAAAGATCGGGTCGCGCTGCTCGTTGTCGAATTTGTCGTAACGGGCGCCGAGCAGCGTGCGCAAGCGGCCGTTCAGGTAGGATCCGGACGCGGCGACCAGGCCGGCGTAGGCGTCGACGCGATTGAGATTGTTGCCGTTGTTCGTGAGCGGACGGTAGCCAGTCCCAGCGAGGCCGCTCGGATAGGCGACCACGGCGAGCCGGTCGTTATCGAGCGCCCCGGGAGTGAGCGTGAAGACTTCGGTCACGGCCGCGTTCGTCGCGAGGGTGTAGAGTTCGTCGTTGATGGAGTCGACATCGTGGCGGTTGTAGTCCGCCGCGGTGATGAGGCGCTGGTGCGTCCAGCCGAGATCGAGTTCGTAGGAGGAGAACAAGCGCACACCGCGCGCGCCCTCATCGATCGTGCGGCGACCCCAGCTACGGTTGACCGTGAACACGCCGGTGCTCGCCGCGTAGCGCACGGTGCCGGTATTGCGCGCGACGTCGTTGAGGAAGTTCATCTGCTGGTAGTTGGCGGTGAGCAGCAGTTGCCAGTTTTGTGTCGGCACGAATTGGATTTCGCCGAACACGTTGCGATAGCGGCGGCGACCAATGTCGTCCGGCCCCTCGAACTTCGTGCCGATCGGCACGATCGATTCTGGCACGGGGTAACCGAGCAGGCTTTTCAGCGTGCCGTTCGCCGGCACGCGGGCGTAGAGGCTGTCGGTGAGATACGCGAGCAGGCTGGCGGGGATCGCCTTGGCCTGGTCGGCCGTGGTGAAGTTGAACGTCGGCACCGTGCTCGGGCCGCGCACGCGCTGTTCGCCGTATTCGATGTCGCCGCGCACCGTCACGCGACTGTCGAACAGGCGCAGGCCGCCGGTGAGAAAAACGTTGCGGCGCAGATCTCCGGTCCAGTGCTCCCAGCTGCCTTTGCTGTGGTAGAGGCCGAGCGCGCGGAGGGCGAAGCGCTTGTTGCCGGCGTTCACGTCGATGGTCGCGCGGTTGAGATCGTCGGAGCCGGCGCGATACGAGAGCGCGGCGCTGCGGTTGTCGAAGCGGGCGCGGACGGTCACGACGTTGAGCAGACCGCCGGGGTCCGCCTCGCCGTAGATGAGCGAATTTGCGCCACGGATCACCTCGATGCGGTCCGCGTTATAGGTGTCGCTCGGCAGGTAGCGGATGAAGAAATTCGTGAGCTGCGTGTCGCTCTGAAAGCCGCGAAGGTTGACCGCGCGGTCGCTGTTCGTCTGTTCGGTGCTCTCCGCGCCGACGAGCAGCGGGCCGAGGTTGCGGAAATCCGTGACGTTGAAATCCGCGAGTTGCTGCGGGTTGATGACCTGGATCGAGAGCGGCAGATCGCGCACTTCCTCCACCGTGCGGCTGCCGCTGAGCGTCTGCGCCGTATGGTAGCTGGGCGACGTGGTGGCCGAGACCTCGAAGACGGAGAGTTGCACGACTTCTTCGCCGGGTTTGGCCGGCGGAGTCGTCTGTGCGCACACGGCGGACGCCGCGCAAAGCGCGAGAAACGGGATCGCGCGGCGCGCGGTGCGGGGACGCGACGCCAGTCGGGGGTGAGGGGCTTGGGGTGACATCACCGGAGCTTAGCGGTTCGAGGCGGTCGGATTGAATGAGTTCTTTCGGCGAAATTCTGTGAATTCCACTCGGTTCGCCGGGGAGTTCTTCGGAGGAAACCGGCGACGCTGCGCGGCGTCTTGCTTGCTGTCACCTGATATTCTTTGCTGCCGCCATGAGCCCCGCCAAACGTGTCGCCGTCGTCATCCGCACGCGCTTCGAGGAGAACCAGGCGATCCTCCGCGGGATTGCGCAGTTCGAGCAACGGCACGGGCCGTGGCTCGCCTTCGTCGACGATCAGGCCGTGAGCGTGCAGGAGCCGGACTGGTTGTTCCGCCAGGAATGGGACGGCGTGATCTGCGGACCAACGAGCGCGGCCATCGCCCAGCAGTGCCGGCGCCGGCGGATTCCGCTGGTCGACCTGCGCGATAATCCCGAGGCGTTCCCCGGCGTGCCGAAGGTGCGGCCCGACAACGTCGCGATCGGACACGTCGGCGCAGAGCACCTGCTCGAGAAAGGTTACGCGCACTTCGGTTTCTGCGGTTTCGCCAACACCTCGTGGTCGCAGGAGCGGCGCCACGGCTTCGTCGAGGCGGTGACGCTCGGCGGCCAGCAATGCGACGTGCTCGAGACCGATTATCCGGGCAAGCAGGCGCCCGACTGGAACAGCGCGCAGGAAGCCGTGATCGTGGACTGGCTGCGGCGCCTCCCTCGCCCTGTCGCCGTCATGGCGTGCAACGATCTGCGCGCCATCCAGGTCATCAACGCCTGCCAGCAGGCCGGCATCGTCGTGCCCGAAGAGGTGGCCGTGCTGGGCGCGAACAACGAATCGTCGCGCTGCGAGCTCTGCCACCCGTCCTTGTCGAGCGTGGCCGTGAACGCTAACCGCATCGGCTACCGCGCCGCGGAGTTACTGCATGCGGCGATGAAGGGCGAGGCGGCGAAAGAGTCCGGCGAACTCGTCGAGCCGCTGAAGGTCGTTGCCCGCCGCTCAACCGACGTCCTGGCCATCGGCGACCCGAAAGTCGCGCGCGCGCTCCACTATATCCGCGAGCACGCCTGCCGCGGTCTCACCGTCGACGAAGTGGTGCGCGAAGTGCACGTCTCCCGCAGCGTGCTCGAACGGAAATTCCGCAACTACCTCCGGCGTTCGCCGCAAGCGGAGATCCGCTACGCGCAGGTGCAGCGCGCGAAGGAATTGCTCGCCGAGACCGACGCCTCGATCGCCGAGATCGCCGAGGCGACCAGCATCGAATACCCGGAATATCTGTGCGTGCTTTTCAAGCGCATCACCGGCGAGACCCCGCGTCGCTATCGCGAGAAGGCGCGCAGCTGGAAAGGCGACGCCGCTCAGAGCTAGCGAAAGAGTTTCAGATTCCTGCCGCTCAAGCTCATGGCCGCCGCCACCGCCGGAGCCTAGACTCGGTCCATGCCCCATTCCTCATCGAAGCCGAGCAAGCGCGTGCTCGAGCGACATCCGGCCAATCCCATCCTGCATCCCCGCGGTATGCCGTTCCCCTGCGCCGGCGTCTACAACTCCGGCGTCGTGAAGACCACGGACGGCAACTACATCATGGCCAGCCGCGTCGAGGAACCGAGCAAGCGCCACCACGCCTGGATCTCGCGCAGCCGCGACGGCGTGCAGTTCACGCCCGACGCCGAGCCGCTGCGTGTCCTCTGCGACACCGAGCGGCAGGCTGAATTCGCCGACGCCACCAAGATCGCCCCGCCGGGTCTCGGCACCTGGTGGGATCCGCGCATCAACCCGCTCGAAGGCGAGCACTACCTGACCTACGCCGCCGTTTCGAAGAGCGGCTGCCGCATCGGGCTCGCGCGGCTCGCCCCGGATTTCCGCTCGGCGCAACACGTCAGTTTTCCGCACCACATCCAGAACCGCAACGCCGTGCTCTTTCCCGAGAAGATCGGCGGCCTCTACTGGATGCTCCACCGGCCGCAGCATCCGAACGGTAGCGGATCGATCTGGATCTCCGCGTCGCCCGACCTGCATTTCTGGGGACACACCCGCCCGGTCGCCCATCCGCACCGTTTCTGGGAACACAAGAAAATCGGTCCCGCCGCACCGCCGATCCGCACCGCGGAGGGCTGGCTGATCGTTTACCACGGCGTTTTCCCTCACTGCAACGGCGTCAACTACGCGGCGGGCGCGATGCTGCTCGACCTCGAGCAGCCGTGGCGCGTCATCGCCCGCGGCGCCCACCCGATCCTTTGGGTCGAGGAGCCCTACGAGATGATCGGCCAAGTGCCGAACGTGGTCTTCCCCGGCGCGGTGATTCCCGAAGCCGACGGCAGCGTGAAGGTTTACTACGGCGGCGCCGACTACGTGCAGTGCCTCGCCACCGGCAGCCTCGCGGATCTGATCGCGTCGGCGCGCGCCACCGACGGCGCCGACGCGCCGGGCAACGGTGCGGCATGACCTCCCGTCCGCACATCATTCTCATCCTCACGGACCAGCAGCGCGCCGACACGATCGCCGCCCAAGGCCATCCTTGGATGCGCACGCCGCACCTCGACGCGCTCGTGCGGGGCGGCGTTTCCTTCACGAACTGCCATGCCGCCGGCGCCACCTGCACACCCTCGCGGGCCGCGCTCTTCACCGGCATGTATGCGCACAACACCGGCTGCTATTCCTTCAACAACTGGGCGCACCAGCGGCTCTGGGTGCAGGATCTCGCCGACGCCGGCTACTACTGCGTCAACCTCGGCAAGATGCACCTCCAGCCGCGCGACGCCTCCGCTGGTTTTCACGAGCGCCTGATCGTGGAGAATCCCACCTCGACCTCACGGGACGGCGGTAACGGCGACGATGCGTGGGGGCGTCACCTCGCCTTGCACGGTCACGCCCGGCCCAACTTCCGGCACCGCACCGACCCGGAGTGGACCAGAAAATTTCAAGCCGTGCCGTGGCACCTCGACGAACGCCTCCACAGCGACGTCTTCACCGGCGACTCCGCCGTCGCCTGGATCGAACGCGAAGCCGATCCCACGCGCCCCACATTCCTGCAAATCGGTTTTCCCGGCCCGCACGAACCGTGGGATCCGTTGCCGCGCCACCTCGCCGCCTACGACGGACGCGAAGCGGAATTCCCCGCGCCCGTGGATCGGCCGCACGATTTCGAGCGCGCTCCGCCGCAACACGCCGCCGTCCGCGATTTCCACGCGCAGGTCGACCACGAGTCGCGCATCGATCTCGCCGGCGCGACCGACGCGGACATCCGCCGCATGCGGAAGCACTACTACGCGAAGGTGACGCTCGTCGACGAGCAGATCGGCCGCGTCGTCGCCGCACTCGAACGAAAAGGCCTGTTGGCGAACAGCGTCGTCATCGTGACCTCCGACCACGGCGAGATGCTAGGCGACCACGATCTCGCCTACAAATGGCTGATGTTCGACCAGGTCACGCACGTGCCGCTCGTCGTGCGCGATTTTCGCCCCGGGGCACCGGGCGGCTGCGTCGTCCCGCAATTGGTCTCGCTCATCGACCTCGGTCCGACCGTCTGTGAACTCGCGGGCGTCACTGTGCCCGCGCGACTGGAAGGGCAATCGCTCGCCGGCTATCTGCGCACCGAACCAGTGCCGGCCCGGCGCCACGTGTTTTGCGAGGACAACTACCTCCTGATGATCCGCTCTGCGACGGCGAAGCTCGTCCTCTACCACGGCCAGCCCGAAGGCGAACTCTACGATCTCCGGAGCGATCCGCACGAATCCCGCAACCTCTGGGACGATCCCACCCATGCCGCGCTGAAGCAAGAACTCCGCAACGAACTCCTCGCCTGGCTCGGCGCGAGCTGCCTCCACACGTGGGGCTACAAGGCGCGCGCCGAATCCGCCGGCGGCGCCTACGGTGTGCGCTGGCCGCGCCCCGACGACAAGCGTCTGCACGGGCCCAACTACC
It includes:
- a CDS encoding formylglycine-generating enzyme family protein — protein: MFRVVFRAVACMSIVLPLALRAAAASFQPTVANTFVPAAEPPSGMVWIPGGEFSMGLAEVGPELCGPGGTTGSDAQPIHRVAVNGFWMDATEVTNAEFARFVAATGYVTVAERKPRAEDYPGAPAELLVPGSVVFLPPARPVPLTNALVWWRYVPGADWRHPQGPGSSLDGREKFPVVHVCYEDAEVYARWAGKRLPTEAEWEFAARGGRPGERFTWGSELVPDGRWMANIWQGEFPSHNAASDGFADLAPVASFPPNPYGLFDMAGNVWEWCSDWYRPDAYARDTAEAHNGVTRNPHGPTREASFDPGEPGLAKRVQRGGSFLCSDQYCIRYTLGSRGKGAPDTGSVHLGFRCVRDAAAVDSP
- a CDS encoding sulfatase; protein product: MRARSNSRRAWATALLAGAWGIAGAATPTRPNVLFIAVDDLRPELGCYGSAFIKTPNIDRFARTAEVFERHYTQFAVCIPSRVALLTGLSPERTHQTYGPPVWEKVPGAQPWGRTFQAAGYATVSLGKIWHVEGGVLSDTFDVLQKTDRGRGYGDPANDAKLKAWQEAKRARGGNRGDDNDLPGGAPIAEGVDQPDSAYMDGALADDAIAQLACLKSDGRPFMLAVGFHKPHIPFVAPKRYWDLYDPEKLPLAANPRAPRDVPAIAWSNNPNFHNYDYDGHTPLPKGGWEAQQMPEATARWIRHGYFACVSFVDAQIGRVLDALEREGLAENTIVVLWGDHGFHLGDLNLWGKQTNFEEAAHSPLIVRAPGLTTAGTRSAALVETVDVLPTLVELCGITRLPVTDGTSFAPVLREPGRAWKDAVFHVFDRKWTFEDESRKELVIGHAVRTADYRLIEWRRGWSLAGERVAVELYDYAADPLETRNLADDPAHAAVRAQLEARLRSGPARLNP
- a CDS encoding sulfatase, translated to MKKSPRILAPALALLTATAALAAGPKRPNVLFIVSDDLRPELGCYGADYMHTPNIDRLAKTGTLFERPYVQQAVCAATRASFLTGCRPDTTGVDYPYTKYFVDTFLKEKPSLMRHFMEQGYHVRTFGKVHHGLIEPLSEPHFKPKAGYYVLPETIARTGGKKGDAAKGQSPVSEFGDLPDDAYQDGQIADAAVETIGRVAKLDEPFFLAVGFQKPHLPWVAPKKYADLYDRDTVPISPNPQANAGVPEYATSHHAITKFAGYPSDEVTEAQQRELRRDYFACVSFVDAQVGRVLEALEKSGAAANTIVVFIGDHGWHLQDHGMWGKTTNYERSTWSPLIVRAPGFAAAQRSNALVEYVDIYPSLLDLCGLAVPDYLEGTSFKPLLAKPDTPWKTAAFSQFPRRNTVEGYAIRTDRYRYVEWRDKKSGAVTACELYDRQDDANETINLADQPGRSVLLAELARQLHAGWKAALPAGITNRSNNPPAPPSPKLRDSENEPD
- a CDS encoding TonB-dependent receptor, with protein sequence MSPQAPHPRLASRPRTARRAIPFLALCAASAVCAQTTPPAKPGEEVVQLSVFEVSATTSPSYHTAQTLSGSRTVEEVRDLPLSIQVINPQQLADFNVTDFRNLGPLLVGAESTEQTNSDRAVNLRGFQSDTQLTNFFIRYLPSDTYNADRIEVIRGANSLIYGEADPGGLLNVVTVRARFDNRSAALSYRAGSDDLNRATIDVNAGNKRFALRALGLYHSKGSWEHWTGDLRRNVFLTGGLRLFDSRVTVRGDIEYGEQRVRGPSTVPTFNFTTADQAKAIPASLLAYLTDSLYARVPANGTLKSLLGYPVPESIVPIGTKFEGPDDIGRRRYRNVFGEIQFVPTQNWQLLLTANYQQMNFLNDVARNTGTVRYAASTGVFTVNRSWGRRTIDEGARGVRLFSSYELDLGWTHQRLITAADYNRHDVDSINDELYTLATNAAVTEVFTLTPGALDNDRLAVVAYPSGLAGTGYRPLTNNGNNLNRVDAYAGLVAASGSYLNGRLRTLLGARYDKFDNEQRDPIFAGNTRTFGSARTTSDSRVSPTLGALAHVTKHFSLFTTYSESLKNTNGFRFDENNQVLPPQTGKGTEGGVKLDLWDARVNAQLSAFDIEKTNIAENKTITTNDPVTGLPVSRVVSVPGQTGRSKGYEAQVDVDPTPQWTVSGGFAYTDAKITASATDPSSVGRRFQGGKKYAFNLLTRYAFADGPLKGFNVGGALKYRSQPFFANVNGVNVYLDESTVADVFVGYRVKVGKRVTWRSQLSIGNVLDVQDRYTNGGSVRYTEPRSVQWTNTLSF